The proteins below are encoded in one region of Pseudomonas sp. SCB32:
- a CDS encoding acetyl-CoA C-acetyltransferase, which yields MTEAFIYDAVRTPRGKGKKDGALHSVKPVNLMAGVLRALQQRNQLDTAQVDDIVLGCVTPVGDQGADIAKTAALVADWDEQVAGVQINRFCASGLEAVNLGAMKVRSGFEDLVVVGGVESMSRVPMGSDGGAWALDPETNLHTSFVPQGIGADLIATLEGFSRGDVDAFALRSQQKAAKARAEGLFAKSLVPVTDQNGIVLLDHDEFIRADSTLEGLGALKPSFEMMGQMGFDASALRKYSFVERIEHVHTPGNSSGIVDGAAAMLIGSEAKGRELGLKARGRIVATAVTSTDPTIMLTGPAPATRKALAKAGLKAEDIDLYEVNEAFASVVMKFMKDMGVPESKVNVNGGSIAMGHPLGATGCMILGTLLDELERRNLRYGLATLCVGGGMGIATIIERI from the coding sequence ATGACCGAAGCATTCATTTACGACGCGGTGCGTACTCCCCGCGGCAAGGGCAAGAAGGACGGCGCGCTGCACAGCGTCAAGCCGGTCAACCTGATGGCCGGTGTCCTGCGCGCGCTGCAGCAGCGCAACCAGCTCGACACCGCGCAGGTCGACGACATCGTCCTGGGCTGCGTGACCCCGGTGGGCGACCAGGGCGCGGACATCGCCAAGACCGCCGCGCTGGTGGCCGACTGGGACGAGCAGGTCGCCGGCGTACAGATCAACCGCTTCTGTGCCTCGGGCCTGGAGGCGGTCAACCTGGGCGCCATGAAGGTGCGTTCGGGCTTCGAGGACCTGGTGGTGGTCGGCGGCGTGGAATCCATGTCCCGCGTACCCATGGGCTCCGACGGCGGCGCCTGGGCGCTGGACCCGGAAACCAACCTGCACACCAGCTTCGTGCCCCAGGGCATTGGTGCCGACCTGATCGCCACTCTGGAAGGTTTCAGCCGCGGCGACGTCGACGCCTTCGCCCTGCGTTCCCAGCAGAAGGCCGCCAAGGCCCGCGCCGAAGGGCTGTTCGCCAAATCGCTGGTGCCGGTGACCGACCAGAACGGCATCGTCCTGCTCGACCATGACGAATTCATCCGTGCCGACTCCACCCTCGAAGGCCTCGGCGCGCTCAAGCCCAGCTTCGAGATGATGGGGCAGATGGGCTTCGATGCCAGCGCGCTGCGCAAGTACAGCTTCGTCGAGCGCATCGAGCACGTGCACACGCCGGGCAACAGCTCCGGCATCGTCGACGGCGCCGCCGCCATGCTCATCGGCTCCGAGGCCAAGGGCCGCGAACTGGGCCTCAAGGCCCGTGGGCGCATCGTCGCCACCGCGGTGACCAGCACCGACCCGACCATCATGCTCACCGGCCCCGCGCCGGCAACCCGCAAGGCGCTGGCCAAGGCCGGGCTGAAGGCCGAGGACATCGACCTCTACGAGGTCAACGAAGCCTTCGCCTCGGTGGTGATGAAGTTCATGAAGGACATGGGCGTGCCGGAGAGCAAGGTCAACGTCAACGGCGGCTCCATCGCCATGGGCCACCCCCTGGGCGCCACCGGCTGCATGATCCTCGGCACGCTGCTGGATGAACTGGAGCGGCGCAACCTGCGCTACGGCCTGGCCACCCTCTGCGTG